One genomic segment of Coffea arabica cultivar ET-39 chromosome 6e, Coffea Arabica ET-39 HiFi, whole genome shotgun sequence includes these proteins:
- the LOC140009868 gene encoding uncharacterized protein, translating to MNLEKERLALPLVTQVEEGNQTPIAVEEMEEEQETERHNQNQEYEVNAETTGVLVIHQEPHRTEKVQEAINKQAKRTFRRLTSPTRNRRPLREVNGNEVSQLHGGKREVLIRDEEMEEANTELIQRKKTKPMDEIYSAEVKGEVTGSFLKGTFEAMHKAGGMALLWPQETNILEVYKTAFTIEAKIEDPASQAFWWFVGVYASCDPRIRKEQWRVLSNRKCPWGTRYIIAGDFNDILSNDEKWGGAVRDERSFKDFRDFIYQNSLLDIGFEGHPWTWSNHWDNEGEIRQKLDRCLCNTEWFQDFERARCQHIDTFASDHYMLLLDTDPGQERKKKANSRNKITVLRKELERVRDSSIENRKGILDDIKNQLKKAYKEEEKFWSQKSRINWLREGDKNTRYFHTYVKGRRVSNRIRTLQRGNGSWTANEEENVTEISDFFKDLFKSGRRGDMSEILDGIPHSITQEMNEKLTKAVEEGEIHETLFSINLEKAPGQDGMTPLFFQRFWSTIKSDIIPAIKAFFNSGFMLKSVNHTVISLIPKILHPTSLKNYRPISFCSVLYKIISKILANRLKSVLDKCISKTQSAFIPDRQILDNVIVAHEYMHYLKNKRQGNDGYMAIKLDMAKAYDRVEWHFL from the exons ATGAACCTAGAAAAGGAAAGACTTGCCCTCCCACTAGTGACACAAGTTGAGGAAGGGAATCAGACCCCTATTGCAGTGGAAGAAATGGAGGAGGAACAAGAGACAGAACGgcacaaccaaaaccaagaatatGAGGTCAATGCGGAAACTACAGGAGTGCTAGTGATCCACCAAGAACCCCATAGGACTGAGAAGGTTCAGGAGGCTATTAACAAGCAGGCTAAGAGGACATTTAGAAGGTTAACGTCCCCAACCAGAAATAGAAGACCTTTGAGAGAAGTAAACGGCAATGAAGTTAGTCAGTTGCATGGTGGGAAAAGAGAGGTCTTGATCAGGGACGAAGAGATGGAGGAAGCTAATACTGAGTTAATTCAGAGGAAAAAGACCAAACCAATGGATGAAATCTATTCTGCTGAAGTTAAGGGAGAGGTGACGGGGTCATTCCTGAAAGggacct TTGAGGCAATGCATAAAGCAGGTGGCATGGCTTTGCTTTGGCCTCAGGAAACTAACATCTTGGAGGTGTATAAAACTGCCTTCACGATAGAAGCCAAGATAGAAGACCCTGCCTCTCAGGCTTTTTGGTGGTTCGTTGGAGTTTACGCTAGCTGTGACCCTAGGATCAGAAAGGAGCAATGGAGGGTACTAAGCAATAGGAAGTGTCCTTGGGGAACTAGATACATAATAGCTGGGGATTTTAATGATATCCTGTCCAATGATGAAAAGTGGGGAGGAGCAGTAAGGGATGAGAGAAGCTTCAAGGATTTTAGAGATTTCATATATCAGAATAGTTTGCTAGATATTGGTTTTGAAGGACATCCTTGGACGTGGAGCAACCATTGGGATAATGAAGGAGAGATTAGGCAAAAGCTGGACCGATGCCTGTGCAATACTGAATGGTTCCAAGATTTTGAAAGGGCTAGATGTCAACATATTGACACCTTTGCTTCTGATCATTACATGCTTTTGCTTGATACTGACCCTggacaagaaaggaaaaaaaag GCTAACTCTAGGAATAAAATAACTGTTCTGAGAAAGGAACTCGAGAGAGTAAGGGACTCTAGCATTGAGAACAGGAAAGGCATTTTAGACGATATTAAGAACCAATTGAAAAAAGCTtacaaggaggaagaaaaattCTGGAGCCAAAAATCTAGGATCAACTGGCTCAGGGAGGGTGATAAGAATACTAGGTACTTCCACACCTATGTCAAGGGTAGGAGAGTGAGCAATAGAATTAGGACATTGCAGAGAGGAAATGGGTCGTGGACAGCAAATGAGGAGGAGAATGTGACtgagatttcagatttctttaAGGATTTGTTCAAAAGTGGGAGGAGGGGAGATATGTCAGAAATTCTAGATGGTATTCCTCACTCCATTACCCAGGAGATGAATGAAAAACTAACTAAAGCTGTGGAGGAGGGGGAAATTCATGAAACACTTTTTTCTATTAATCTTGAAAAAGCCCCAGGACAAGATGGGATGACCCCATTATTCTTCCAAAGGTTCTGGAGTACCATAAAGAGTGACATTATCCCAGCAATCAAAGCCTTCTTTAACTCAGGATTCATGCTTAAATCAGTAAACCATACTGTCATTTCCCTCATCCCCAAAATCTTGCACCCAACCAGCTTGAAAAACTATAGGCCTATCAGTTTTTGTAGTGTGCTTTacaaaatcatttcaaaaattcTAGCAAACCGTCTGAAATCTGTTCTGGACAAATGCATTAGCAAAACTCAATCTGCCTTCATTCCAGACAGACAGATTTTAGACAATGTGATTGTTGCACACGAATATATGCACtacctcaaaaacaaaagacaagGCAATGATGGATACATGGCAATCAAGCTAGACATGGCAAAAGCTTACGATAGGGTAGAGTGGCATTTTCTATAA
- the LOC113695974 gene encoding protein DETOXIFICATION 24 translates to MDNGLQERLLSSGKEEVVNLKGRIADESKKIWKVALPGILARVSSFGCIVVTQSFVGHISELDLAGYALVQTLSVRFVNGILIGMSSATETLCGQAFGAGQLHMMGIYLQRSWIVDFITLTILLPVFIFGTSIFRLLGEKDDIAQAAGYTSLWFIPFIYNFVFSLTIQMYLQAQQKNMVIAWLSILQFIIHIPLSWLFVYRLDWGVGGAMGALSISSWFVVFGEFAYIFGGWCPDSWKGFTTAAFKDIWPVVKLSIASGVMVCLELWYNAVLVLLAGYMKNAEVAISAFSICLNINGWEFMISLGFLGAACVRIANELGRGDAKAAKFSIKVLLSTSIVIGLFFWVLCLVFGSKIGYLFSDEKEVAESVSDLSLLLAFSVLLNSIYPVLSGVAVGAGLQSTVAIINLCCFYLIGIPIGALLGYVAHLQVKGIWIGMLCGVITQTIALCFMTWRTDWDVEVIKAKNRLQQWYLRSPEESSDLA, encoded by the exons ATGGACAATGGGCTACAAGAGAGGCTGCTTAGCTCAGGAAAAGAAGAGGTTGTTAATTTGAAAGGACGGATTGCTGATGAATCCAAGAAGATATGGAAGGTTGCATTGCCCGGTATTCTCGCACGAGTGTCTTCATTTGGGTGCATAGTGGTGACACAATCATTTGTCGGACACATTAGTGAATTGGATCTTGCTGGTTATGCTCTTGTACAAACTCTCAGCGTGCGGTTTGTAAATGGAATACTG ATTGGAATGTCCAGTGCGACAGAAACTCTTTGTGGGCAAGCATTTGGTGCAGGACAGCTACATATGATGGGTATTTACCTGCAGAGATCATGGATTGTTGATTTTATTACTCTAACTATCTTGCTACCGGTTTTCATCTTTGGAACATCCATCTTTAGATTGCTTGGTGAAAAAGATGATATAGCACAAGCTGCTGGGTACACCTCTCTATGGTTCATCCCCTTTATCTACAACTTTGTTTTCAGTTTGACTATCCAAATGTATCTACAAGCACAGCAAAAGAACATGGTCATCGCTTGGCTATCCATCTTGCAGTTCATTATCCATATTCCTTTGTCTTGGCTTTTTGTCTACCGTCTAGACTGGGGAGTTGGTGGTGCAATGGGTGCACTTAGTATCTCTTCATGGTTTGTGGTGTTTGGTGAGTTTGCTTACATCTTTGGTGGTTGGTGCCCTGACTCATGGAAAGGATTTACTACAGCTGCATTTAAGGATATATGGCCCGTAGTGAAGCTCTCAATAGCTTCTGGTGTGATGGTTTG CTTAGAGTTGTGGTACAATGCTGTCCTTGTATTACTGGCCGGATACATGAAAAATGCTGAGGTTGCAATATCTGCCTTCTCCATTTG cctcaatatcaatggatggGAGTTCATGATAAGCCTTGGTTTCCTTGGTGCTGCTTG TGTTCGGATTGCTAATGAATTAGGGAGAGGAGATGCTAAAGCTGCAAAGTTTTCCATTAAAGTCCTTCTGAGCACTTCAATTGTTATAGGACTATTTTTTTGGGTGCTTTGCTTGGTCTTTGGTAGTAAAATTGGATACTTATTTTCGGACGAGAAGGAAGTTGCAGAAAGTGTATCTGACCTTTCTCTTCTATTAGCTTTCTCAGTGTTGCTCAATAGTATCTACCCAGTTCTGTCAG GGGTGGCAGTAGGAGCAGGTCTACAGAGCAcagttgcaattatcaatcttTGTTGCTTCTACCTAATTGGAATTCCAATTGGAGCTTTGCTTGGATATGTTGCTCATCTTCAAGTTAAG GGCATATGGATTGGTATGCTTTGTGGGGTGATTACTCAGACTATTGCACTTTGCTTCATGACATGGAGGACAGATTGGGATGTAGAG GTTATTAAAGCTAAAAACCGTCTTCAGCAATGGTACTTGAGATCGCCTGAAGAATCTTCTGATCTTGCTTAA